The following are from one region of the Streptococcus sp. 1643 genome:
- the hslO gene encoding Hsp33 family molecular chaperone HslO — MDKIIKTISESGAFRAFVLDSTETVRTAQEKHQTQASSTVALGRTLIASQILAANEKGNTKLTVKVLGTSSLGAIITVADTKGNVKGYVQNPGVDIKKTATGEVLVGPFVGNGQFLVITDYGTGNPYNSMTPLISGEIGEDLAYYLTESQQTPSAVGLNVLLDKDDKVKVAGGFLLQVLPGAKEEEIARFEKRIQEMPAISTLLESDDHIEALLKAIYGDESYKRLSEEEIRFQCDCSKDRFLNALASLPNSDLEEMKEEDHGAEITCQFCQTTYNFDENDLEELIRDKS; from the coding sequence ATGGATAAAATTATTAAAACTATATCAGAAAGCGGGGCCTTTCGTGCTTTTGTCCTTGATAGCACGGAAACCGTCCGCACTGCTCAAGAAAAACATCAAACTCAAGCCAGTTCAACCGTTGCACTTGGTCGCACCCTTATCGCTAGCCAAATTCTCGCAGCCAATGAAAAAGGAAATACCAAGCTAACGGTTAAAGTTCTTGGAACAAGCTCTCTCGGTGCCATCATCACGGTCGCAGATACCAAAGGCAACGTCAAGGGCTACGTTCAAAATCCAGGTGTTGACATCAAAAAGACTGCAACGGGTGAAGTCCTTGTTGGACCTTTTGTCGGCAATGGCCAATTTCTCGTTATCACAGACTACGGTACTGGAAATCCTTACAACTCCATGACTCCTCTCATCTCTGGGGAAATCGGTGAAGACTTGGCCTATTACCTGACAGAAAGTCAACAAACCCCTTCAGCAGTCGGCCTCAATGTTCTTTTGGATAAAGACGACAAGGTCAAAGTTGCCGGAGGTTTCCTTCTCCAAGTATTGCCAGGGGCCAAGGAAGAAGAGATTGCCCGCTTTGAGAAACGCATCCAAGAAATGCCAGCCATCTCAACCCTTCTAGAAAGCGATGACCATATCGAAGCCCTCCTCAAGGCTATCTATGGTGACGAATCCTACAAACGCCTATCTGAAGAAGAAATTCGTTTCCAGTGTGACTGCAGCAAAGACCGCTTTTTGAACGCTCTTGCCAGCCTTCCAAATTCAGACCTTGAGGAAATGAAAGAGGAAGACCACGGGGCAGAAATCACTTGCCAATTCTGCCAAACAACTTATAACTTTGATGAAAACGACCTGGAGGAACTCATTCGTGACAAATCTTAA
- the dusB gene encoding tRNA dihydrouridine synthase DusB — MTNLNTPFMIGNVEIPNRTVLAPMAGVTNSAFRTIAKELGAGLVVMEMVSDKGIQYNNEKTLHMLHIDEGENPVSIQLFGSDEDSLARAAEFIQENTKTDIVDINMGCPVNKIVKNEAGAMWLKDPDKIYSIINKVQSVLDIPLTVKMRTGWSDPSLAVENALAAEAAGVSALAMHGRTREQMYTGHADLETLHKVAQALTKIPFIANGDIRTVQEAKQRIEEVGADAVMIGRAAMGNPYLFNQINHYFETGEILPDLTFEDKMKIAYEHLKRLINLKGENVAVREFRGLAPHYLRGTSGAAKLRGAISQASTLAEIEALLQLDKA, encoded by the coding sequence GTGACAAATCTTAATACACCTTTTATGATTGGCAATGTTGAGATTCCCAATCGTACTGTTTTAGCACCCATGGCTGGTGTCACCAACTCAGCCTTTCGTACCATCGCAAAAGAGCTCGGAGCTGGACTCGTTGTCATGGAAATGGTCTCTGACAAGGGAATCCAATACAACAACGAAAAAACCCTGCACATGCTTCATATCGATGAAGGAGAAAACCCGGTTTCTATCCAACTTTTTGGTAGTGATGAAGACAGCCTCGCACGCGCAGCAGAATTCATCCAAGAAAATACCAAAACTGATATCGTTGATATCAACATGGGCTGCCCTGTCAACAAAATCGTGAAAAACGAAGCTGGTGCTATGTGGCTCAAGGATCCAGACAAGATCTACTCTATTATCAACAAGGTCCAATCTGTCCTTGATATCCCCCTCACTGTCAAAATGCGCACTGGCTGGTCTGATCCATCCCTAGCCGTGGAGAATGCCCTCGCAGCTGAGGCTGCAGGTGTCTCTGCCCTCGCTATGCACGGCCGTACCCGTGAACAAATGTACACAGGTCACGCAGACCTTGAGACTCTTCACAAGGTCGCTCAAGCTCTGACCAAGATTCCATTTATCGCAAATGGTGATATCCGTACGGTACAAGAAGCTAAACAGCGTATCGAAGAAGTCGGTGCTGACGCTGTCATGATTGGTCGCGCAGCCATGGGAAATCCCTACCTCTTCAACCAGATCAATCACTACTTTGAAACAGGAGAAATTCTCCCTGATTTGACTTTTGAAGACAAGATGAAAATCGCCTACGAACATTTGAAACGCTTGATTAACCTCAAAGGAGAAAACGTAGCCGTTCGTGAATTCCGCGGCCTCGCTCCTCACTACCTCCGGGGGACATCTGGCGCTGCCAAACTTCGTGGAGCCATTTCACAAGCTAGCACCCTAGCAGAGATTGAAGCCCTCTTGCAATTAGACAAAGCATAA
- a CDS encoding NUDIX hydrolase — protein MADIKIPEGMTEKEYYEIHASQEEFLDWYYKQELPQYEKPSVTVDMVAYCFVEGKIKLLLIRRKAHPYQNCLALVGGFMDKGEDAAHACQREVREEVNLDLHLEKIEQLMTVSTPGRDPRGWTVTIAHLVYLPSRALDLVQAGDDAKDVVFVDVDFQTGKCFLEGVELDEQAFAFDHYAIIQESIKRIQGRLDWNPTFLYLLEEAFTVYEGTELVNLINPGRPIVSNNFLVKYGEYVEEVGLKRVPKKKPRKTYRLK, from the coding sequence ATGGCAGACATAAAGATTCCAGAAGGAATGACGGAAAAAGAATATTATGAAATCCATGCCAGTCAGGAGGAGTTTTTAGACTGGTACTACAAGCAGGAACTCCCTCAATATGAAAAACCAAGTGTGACAGTGGATATGGTAGCCTACTGCTTTGTCGAAGGAAAGATCAAGCTCCTGCTAATCCGTCGCAAGGCTCACCCTTATCAAAACTGTTTGGCTTTGGTTGGAGGCTTTATGGACAAGGGAGAAGATGCTGCACATGCCTGTCAGCGCGAGGTGAGAGAAGAAGTCAATCTCGATCTACATTTGGAAAAAATCGAGCAATTGATGACCGTATCGACTCCCGGGCGTGACCCACGGGGCTGGACAGTGACCATTGCTCACTTAGTGTACCTACCTAGTCGTGCCTTAGACCTCGTTCAGGCAGGTGACGATGCCAAGGATGTCGTTTTCGTAGATGTCGACTTTCAGACAGGAAAATGTTTCCTAGAGGGGGTCGAGCTGGACGAGCAAGCCTTCGCCTTTGACCATTATGCCATTATCCAAGAATCCATCAAACGAATCCAAGGCCGTCTCGACTGGAATCCGACCTTCCTCTATCTGCTGGAGGAGGCGTTCACTGTCTACGAGGGGACTGAACTGGTCAATCTCATCAACCCTGGTCGCCCCATCGTCAGCAATAACTTTCTCGTAAAATACGGCGAATATGTAGAAGAAGTCGGACTCAAACGAGTACCCAAAAAGAAACCAAGAAAAACCTATCGATTGAAATAA
- the pnuC gene encoding nicotinamide riboside transporter PnuC, producing the protein MKTVTKKITQFIENFKNVHAEARKIGFAGIMRLLWKDLFVGRSLFQWLYLIALSSVPLILEFTQNTESHDWLSLFASWTGIVCVILVAEGRASNYLFGAINSAIYLILAMNATFYGEVLTTVYFFVMQPIGLYAWLSNRINEQEKPEESHFEAKKLSVLDWLKYLALTAIIWIGMGLAYQSINSARPFRDSVTDATNGVGQLLMTRLYREQWIFWIATNLFSIYLWWGENIHIQGMYWVYTLNSLVGWYQWTKAVRKEA; encoded by the coding sequence ATGAAAACAGTAACTAAAAAAATCACACAATTTATCGAAAATTTTAAAAATGTCCATGCAGAAGCCCGCAAGATTGGTTTTGCAGGAATCATGCGTTTGCTCTGGAAAGATCTCTTTGTCGGCCGTAGCCTTTTCCAGTGGTTGTATCTCATCGCCTTATCAAGTGTTCCCTTGATCTTAGAGTTCACACAAAATACGGAGAGTCATGACTGGTTGAGCTTGTTTGCATCCTGGACTGGGATTGTCTGTGTTATTTTAGTAGCAGAAGGTCGTGCAAGCAATTATCTCTTTGGGGCCATTAACTCAGCAATCTACTTGATCTTGGCTATGAATGCGACTTTTTATGGCGAAGTCTTGACGACTGTTTACTTCTTTGTCATGCAGCCGATTGGTCTCTATGCTTGGCTATCCAATCGTATCAATGAACAGGAAAAACCAGAAGAATCTCACTTTGAAGCTAAGAAATTATCTGTTCTTGACTGGCTCAAGTACTTGGCCTTGACTGCTATTATCTGGATTGGTATGGGCTTGGCTTACCAAAGTATCAATAGCGCTCGCCCTTTCCGTGATAGTGTTACCGATGCGACCAATGGTGTTGGTCAGCTCTTGATGACACGTCTCTACCGTGAGCAATGGATTTTCTGGATTGCAACCAATCTCTTTAGTATTTATCTCTGGTGGGGTGAAAATATCCACATCCAAGGGATGTACTGGGTTTATACACTCAATAGTCTAGTGGGATGGTACCAATGGACCAAGGCAGTTCGAAAGGAGGCATAA
- a CDS encoding AAA family ATPase, which translates to MKKKTAVVFGTFAPLHQGHIDLIQRAKRQCDQVWVVVSGYEGDRGEQVGLSLQKRFRYIREAFRDDELTFVCKLDETNLPRYPMGWQEWLDQMLAEISYDETQQELTFFVGEEDYQQELAKRGFETVLQERKFGISATMIRENPSKYWKYIAQPFRRQFTKKVLIMGSASNGKTTLAKDLARYYDAPVSLEYAREYQIKNNVRDDELTPKDYYYLLLGQYDQTSKLIDSNANRGLVIADTNSLVTKGYYDYYMETEDQGDLSGETFDNLFVSILAKEKWDLILFVQPVGSYVNDGFRDMTMAEDHIRYSFSQHLDQMRERYLTTIPLVYLAEDYLGNYEAAKVAIDAIYQAD; encoded by the coding sequence ATGAAAAAGAAAACAGCAGTGGTGTTTGGGACCTTTGCCCCCCTCCATCAGGGACATATCGATCTGATCCAGCGAGCGAAGCGTCAGTGTGACCAGGTCTGGGTAGTCGTTTCAGGCTACGAGGGAGACCGAGGTGAGCAGGTAGGTTTAAGTCTTCAAAAACGATTTCGCTATATTCGAGAGGCTTTTCGTGATGATGAGTTGACCTTTGTCTGCAAGTTAGATGAGACCAACCTTCCCCGTTACCCTATGGGCTGGCAGGAGTGGTTGGACCAGATGTTAGCGGAGATTTCCTATGATGAAACCCAGCAAGAACTGACTTTTTTTGTAGGAGAAGAAGACTACCAGCAAGAACTAGCTAAGCGTGGCTTTGAGACCGTTTTGCAAGAAAGAAAGTTTGGTATCTCAGCGACTATGATTCGAGAAAATCCAAGCAAATATTGGAAATACATCGCACAACCCTTCCGTCGTCAGTTTACCAAGAAAGTCTTGATCATGGGAAGTGCCAGTAATGGGAAGACTACTCTAGCCAAGGATTTGGCTAGGTATTACGATGCGCCCGTTAGTCTGGAATACGCGCGTGAGTACCAGATCAAAAACAATGTTCGCGACGATGAATTGACTCCAAAAGATTACTACTATCTCCTGTTGGGACAGTATGACCAGACCTCTAAGTTAATCGATAGTAATGCCAATCGAGGCCTTGTGATAGCCGATACCAACTCCTTGGTAACCAAGGGCTACTATGACTATTATATGGAGACTGAGGACCAAGGGGACTTATCAGGAGAAACCTTTGACAATCTCTTTGTTTCAATCTTGGCCAAGGAAAAATGGGATTTGATTCTCTTTGTGCAACCTGTCGGCTCCTATGTCAATGACGGATTTAGAGATATGACCATGGCAGAGGACCATATTCGCTACAGTTTTTCCCAGCATTTGGACCAGATGAGGGAGCGATACTTAACCACCATTCCACTAGTTTATCTAGCAGAGGATTATCTAGGCAATTATGAAGCAGCCAAAGTGGCTATTGATGCCATTTACCAAGCAGATTAG
- a CDS encoding ATP-dependent Clp protease ATP-binding subunit, giving the protein MNYSKALNECIESAYMVASHFGARYLESWHLLIAMSNHSYSVAGATLNDYPYEMDRLEEVALELTETDYSQDETFTELPFSHRLEVLFAEAEYVASVVHAKVLGTEHVLYAILHDGNALATRILERAGFSYEDQKDQVRIAALRRNLEERAGWTREDLKALRQRHRTVTDKQNSMANMMGMPQAQSGGLEDYTHDLTEQARSGKLEPVIGRDKEISRMIQILSRKTKNNPVLVGDAGVGKTALALGLAQRIASGDVPAEMAKMRVLELDLMNVVAGTRFRGDFEERMNNIIKDIEEDGKVILFIDELHTIMGSGSGIDSTLDAANILKPALARGTLRTVGATTQEEYQKHIEKDAALSRRFAKVTIEEPSLADSMTILQGLKATYEKHHRVQITDEAVETAVKMAHRYLTSRHLPDSAIDLLDEAAATVQNKSKQVKADESDLSPADKALMDGKWKQAAQLIAKEQEVPVYKDLVTESDILTTLSRLSGIPVQKLTQTDAKKYLNLEAELHKRVIGQDQAVSSISRAIRRNQSGIRSHKRPIGSFMFLGPTGVGKTELAKALAEVLFDDESALIRFDMSEYMEKFAASRLNGAPPGYVGYEEGGELTEKVRNKPYSVLLFDEVEKAHPDIFNVLLQVLDDGVLTDSKGRKVDFSNTIIIMTSNLGATALRDDKTVGFGAKDIRFDQENMEKRIFEELKKTYRPEFINRIDEKVVFHSLDSKHMQKIVKIMVKPLIASLAEKGIDLKLQASALKLLASHGYNPEMGARPLRRTLQTEVEDKLAELLLKGELVAGKTLKIGVKAGQLKFDIA; this is encoded by the coding sequence ATGAACTATTCAAAAGCATTGAATGAATGTATCGAAAGTGCCTATATGGTTGCGAGCCATTTTGGAGCTCGTTACCTAGAGTCATGGCATTTGTTGATTGCCATGTCTAATCACAGTTACAGTGTGGCAGGTGCGACTCTAAATGATTACCCATATGAGATGGACCGTTTAGAAGAGGTTGCGTTGGAACTGACTGAAACGGACTATAGCCAAGATGAAACTTTTACGGAATTACCCTTTTCCCATCGTTTGGAGGTTCTCTTTGCAGAAGCAGAGTATGTAGCCTCAGTGGTCCACGCAAAGGTGCTAGGGACAGAGCATGTCCTCTATGCGATTTTGCATGACGGCAATGCCTTGGCAACTCGCATCTTGGAGAGAGCAGGCTTTTCTTATGAAGACCAGAAAGATCAGGTCAGAATTGCTGCTCTTCGTCGCAATTTAGAGGAACGTGCAGGTTGGACAAGAGAAGATCTTAAGGCTTTGCGTCAACGCCATCGCACAGTAACTGACAAGCAAAATTCCATGGCCAATATGATGGGCATGCCTCAAGCTCAAAGTGGCGGCTTAGAGGATTATACTCATGACCTGACGGAGCAAGCGCGTTCTGGCAAGTTAGAGCCAGTTATCGGTCGAGACAAGGAAATCTCACGTATGATTCAAATCTTGAGCCGTAAAACCAAGAACAATCCTGTCTTGGTTGGTGATGCGGGTGTCGGGAAAACAGCTCTAGCACTTGGACTTGCCCAGCGTATTGCTAGTGGGGATGTACCAGCTGAGATGGCAAAGATGCGTGTTCTAGAGCTTGATTTGATGAATGTCGTTGCAGGGACACGTTTTCGTGGTGACTTTGAAGAGCGCATGAACAACATCATCAAGGATATCGAGGAAGATGGCAAAGTGATCCTCTTTATCGATGAACTCCACACCATCATGGGTTCTGGTAGCGGTATTGATTCGACTCTGGATGCAGCCAATATCTTGAAGCCAGCCTTAGCTCGTGGAACTCTGAGAACAGTTGGTGCAACCACTCAGGAAGAATACCAAAAACACATCGAAAAAGATGCAGCTCTTTCTCGTCGTTTTGCAAAAGTGACGATTGAAGAGCCAAGTCTAGCTGACAGTATGACTATTTTGCAAGGTTTGAAAGCTACCTATGAGAAACACCACCGTGTGCAAATCACAGATGAAGCCGTTGAAACAGCTGTCAAGATGGCGCATCGTTACTTGACCAGTCGTCACTTGCCAGACTCTGCTATCGACCTCTTAGATGAAGCAGCAGCAACAGTGCAAAACAAATCCAAGCAAGTGAAAGCAGACGAATCCGACTTGAGTCCAGCTGACAAGGCTTTGATGGATGGCAAGTGGAAACAAGCTGCTCAGTTAATCGCAAAAGAGCAGGAAGTCCCTGTCTATAAAGACTTGGTAACAGAATCCGATATTTTGACTACCTTGAGTCGCTTGTCAGGGATTCCAGTCCAAAAACTGACTCAGACTGATGCTAAGAAATACCTGAACTTGGAAGCGGAGTTGCACAAACGTGTCATCGGTCAAGATCAAGCTGTTTCAAGTATTAGCCGTGCGATTCGCCGCAACCAGTCAGGTATTCGCAGTCACAAGCGTCCGATTGGTTCCTTTATGTTCCTAGGACCGACAGGAGTCGGTAAGACCGAATTGGCAAAGGCTCTGGCAGAAGTCCTCTTTGATGACGAATCAGCCCTTATCCGCTTTGATATGAGTGAGTATATGGAGAAATTCGCAGCCAGCCGTCTCAATGGAGCTCCTCCGGGCTATGTGGGTTACGAAGAAGGTGGGGAGTTAACCGAGAAGGTTCGCAACAAACCATACTCCGTACTCCTCTTTGACGAGGTAGAAAAGGCCCACCCAGACATCTTTAATGTCCTCTTGCAAGTCTTGGATGACGGTGTCTTGACAGATAGCAAGGGGCGCAAGGTTGACTTTTCAAATACCATTATCATCATGACGTCAAACCTTGGTGCGACGGCTCTTCGTGATGACAAGACGGTCGGCTTTGGCGCTAAAGACATTCGTTTTGACCAGGAAAATATGGAGAAACGAATCTTTGAAGAGCTGAAAAAAACTTATCGACCAGAGTTTATCAACCGTATTGATGAAAAGGTGGTCTTCCATAGCTTAGATAGCAAGCACATGCAAAAAATTGTCAAGATTATGGTCAAACCATTGATTGCTAGCCTGGCAGAGAAAGGTATCGACTTGAAACTGCAAGCTTCGGCACTGAAGTTGCTAGCTAGTCACGGTTACAATCCAGAAATGGGAGCTCGCCCACTTCGCAGAACCCTGCAAACAGAGGTGGAAGACAAGTTGGCAGAACTCCTCCTTAAGGGAGAACTGGTAGCAGGCAAGACACTTAAGATTGGTGTCAAAGCAGGCCAGTTAAAATTTGATATTGCTTAA
- a CDS encoding CtsR family transcriptional regulator: protein MRFKNTSDHIEAYIKAILDQSGIVELQRSQLADTFQVVPSQINYVIKTRFTESRGYLVESKRGGGGYIRIGRIEFSNHHEMLRDLLYSIGERVSQEIYEDILQLLVEQDLMTKQEMTLLTSVATDRVLGEESSVVRANMLRQLLQEVDRKEK, encoded by the coding sequence ATGAGATTTAAAAATACATCAGATCATATCGAAGCCTATATCAAGGCGATTTTAGACCAGTCTGGTATCGTGGAATTGCAACGGAGCCAGTTGGCAGATACCTTTCAGGTTGTACCTAGTCAGATCAACTATGTCATCAAGACCCGCTTTACGGAAAGCAGAGGTTACTTGGTTGAGAGCAAGCGTGGTGGTGGAGGCTACATTCGCATAGGGCGGATTGAGTTTTCCAATCATCATGAGATGCTCCGCGATTTGCTTTACTCGATTGGTGAGAGAGTTAGTCAGGAGATCTATGAGGATATTCTCCAGCTTTTGGTGGAGCAGGACTTGATGACCAAACAGGAGATGACCTTGCTAACTTCAGTAGCAACGGATCGTGTCCTAGGGGAAGAATCCTCAGTTGTCCGTGCCAATATGCTCCGACAGCTATTACAAGAGGTAGATAGAAAAGAGAAGTAA
- a CDS encoding Panacea domain-containing protein, translating into MITALDVANTFLDRAKKEKIDISPMKLQKLIYILYKVYLQENGLKLFENRFEVWQYGPVISSVYQAFKKFRSNRITEFYLNEDGSYNTVRFNNNPRFDRAFELVWEKYKQLDGVYLSLLTHQPGTAWSKADERQDIYLNDEDIYAEEEYQIAS; encoded by the coding sequence ATGATTACTGCTTTAGATGTGGCAAATACATTCTTAGATAGAGCAAAAAAAGAAAAGATTGATATTTCTCCAATGAAATTACAAAAATTGATATATATCTTATACAAGGTATATCTACAAGAAAACGGTTTAAAATTGTTTGAGAATAGATTTGAAGTATGGCAATACGGCCCAGTTATCTCATCTGTTTATCAAGCTTTTAAAAAATTCAGATCTAATAGAATAACTGAATTTTATCTTAATGAAGATGGTTCTTATAATACGGTCCGATTCAATAACAATCCTCGTTTCGATCGAGCTTTTGAATTAGTATGGGAAAAATATAAACAACTTGACGGTGTATATCTTTCGCTCCTTACACATCAGCCTGGAACAGCATGGTCAAAGGCTGACGAGCGTCAAGATATTTATTTAAATGACGAAGATATATATGCAGAAGAGGAGTATCAGATTGCCAGCTAA